The following proteins come from a genomic window of Pseudomonas syringae:
- a CDS encoding MFS transporter: MPAAQPGSTTITLQIVSIVFYTFIAFLCIGLPIAVLPGYVHDQLGFSPLIAGMAIATQYLATLLSRPFAGRATDTLGSKRSIVFGLWGICISGALTLLATLLEVFPATSLSILIVARLFLGVSQGLIGVGTINWCIGKVGAEHTARSISWNGIASYGAIAIGAPMGVLVIDAVGFNSLGVALMVMAGAALVLIRNKPAVPVIVGERLPYWSVFGRIAPYGMGLTLSSIGYGTLTTFITLFYLSRGWEGAAYCLSMFGVCFILARLMFIGAINRFGGYSTAIVCIAVETCGLLMLWLAPNIGFALAGAGLTGLGLSLVYPALGVEAIKRVPTPSRGAGLSAYAVFFDLALAIAGPVMGAIALGQGYDWIFFYASLLSICALGLALWLSRRSATASAIPAS; the protein is encoded by the coding sequence ATGCCTGCCGCGCAACCTGGTTCCACGACGATTACTCTGCAAATTGTCTCCATTGTTTTCTATACCTTCATCGCCTTCCTGTGCATCGGCTTGCCTATTGCCGTATTGCCCGGCTACGTGCATGACCAGTTAGGCTTCAGCCCGCTGATTGCCGGGATGGCCATCGCAACGCAGTACCTTGCGACCCTGCTGAGCCGGCCTTTTGCAGGCAGGGCGACGGATACGCTGGGCAGCAAACGCTCTATTGTGTTCGGCTTGTGGGGCATCTGCATCAGTGGCGCGCTGACCTTGCTGGCGACGCTGCTTGAGGTGTTTCCCGCAACCAGCCTGTCGATCCTGATCGTGGCCCGGCTGTTTCTCGGTGTATCCCAAGGACTCATCGGCGTTGGCACCATCAATTGGTGCATCGGCAAGGTCGGTGCGGAACACACCGCCCGCTCGATCTCCTGGAACGGCATTGCCTCCTACGGTGCGATCGCCATCGGCGCACCGATGGGCGTGCTGGTCATTGATGCGGTGGGCTTCAACAGCCTGGGCGTCGCCTTGATGGTCATGGCTGGTGCAGCGCTGGTCCTGATCCGCAACAAGCCTGCGGTGCCAGTCATCGTCGGCGAACGCCTGCCGTACTGGTCGGTATTCGGCCGGATCGCGCCCTATGGCATGGGCCTGACTTTATCCTCCATCGGCTATGGCACGCTGACCACGTTCATCACGCTCTTCTACCTGAGCCGTGGCTGGGAAGGCGCGGCGTATTGCCTGAGCATGTTTGGCGTATGCTTTATCCTCGCGCGCCTGATGTTCATCGGCGCCATCAACCGTTTTGGCGGCTACAGCACCGCTATCGTGTGCATAGCCGTCGAAACCTGTGGGCTGTTGATGCTCTGGCTTGCGCCGAATATCGGCTTTGCATTGGCGGGTGCCGGGCTGACCGGGCTGGGCCTGTCGCTGGTGTACCCGGCGCTGGGCGTGGAAGCCATCAAACGCGTACCGACGCCCAGTCGTGGCGCCGGCCTGAGTGCCTATGCAGTGTTCTTCGATCTGGCATTGGCCATTGCAGGCCCGGTGATGGGAGCCATCGCCCTTGGTCAGGGCTATGACTGGATCTTCTTTTACGCGTCTCTGCTGTCGATCTGTGCGCTGGGGCTCGCGCTGTGGCTGTCCCGTCGATCTGCGACAGCGTCAGCAATACCAGCGTCCTGA
- a CDS encoding lactonase family protein, with the protein MRKILLLAAAVGCSFGLPVQASTFAYISSPADGLISQYRLDEKSGALSLVEQTQAGDQVNPMAISPDGKALFAALRAKPYQVLTYTIEPGTGHLKPLSQAPLAESLAYLSTDRSGRFLFGASYGADLLSVQPIDAQHRPSDSIATYKTGMHAHSVRTDPSNRFVYAGNLGVDRVLQYRLEPKDGKLVPIGEGYVMLPDNTGPRHLAFSADGKFLYVVGEMSGTVTAFAINDKTGALTQVSHADGIPARLKLAPGQARDARNNDLKDDPTPRIWAADIRIAPDGKWLFVSERTSSSVSVFKVQPASGKVTFVENYPVQEKQPRNIAVSPNGRWLLVSGEKSDKVGSYAIGSNGALQRVSEAPAGKGALWIEMLSQPGS; encoded by the coding sequence ATGAGAAAAATCCTGTTGCTGGCCGCTGCAGTCGGCTGCTCGTTTGGTCTGCCTGTTCAGGCGTCTACCTTTGCTTACATCTCCAGTCCCGCAGACGGGCTCATCTCACAGTACCGTCTTGACGAGAAGAGCGGGGCGCTCAGCCTGGTCGAACAGACCCAGGCAGGTGATCAGGTGAACCCGATGGCGATTTCCCCGGACGGCAAGGCTTTGTTCGCCGCATTACGCGCCAAACCCTATCAAGTACTGACCTATACGATCGAACCGGGGACCGGGCATCTCAAACCGCTCAGTCAGGCGCCGCTCGCCGAAAGCCTGGCCTATCTGTCGACTGATCGCAGTGGGCGCTTTCTGTTCGGTGCGTCCTACGGTGCCGATCTGCTCAGCGTTCAGCCGATCGATGCGCAGCACCGCCCCAGCGACAGCATTGCCACTTACAAGACCGGCATGCATGCGCATTCGGTGCGCACAGACCCCAGCAACCGCTTCGTATACGCGGGAAACCTTGGCGTTGATCGCGTCCTGCAATATCGCCTTGAGCCCAAGGACGGCAAGCTGGTGCCCATCGGCGAAGGCTACGTGATGCTTCCTGACAACACCGGGCCGCGCCACCTGGCGTTCTCGGCGGATGGAAAGTTTCTGTACGTGGTGGGTGAAATGAGCGGCACAGTGACCGCCTTCGCGATCAACGACAAGACTGGCGCGCTGACGCAGGTGAGCCATGCCGATGGCATTCCAGCGCGCTTGAAGCTGGCCCCCGGACAGGCGCGCGATGCGCGTAACAACGACCTCAAGGATGACCCGACGCCGCGCATCTGGGCCGCCGACATACGCATTGCACCGGATGGCAAATGGCTGTTTGTCAGCGAGCGAACCAGCAGCAGTGTCTCGGTATTCAAGGTACAACCGGCCAGCGGCAAGGTGACGTTCGTTGAAAACTACCCGGTTCAGGAAAAACAGCCGCGCAATATCGCCGTGTCGCCCAATGGGCGCTGGCTGCTGGTCAGTGGAGAGAAAAGCGACAAGGTCGGCAGCTACGCCATCGGGTCGAACGGTGCCTTGCAGCGAGTCAGCGAGGCGCCAGCGGGGAAGGGCGCGCTGTGGATCGAAATGCTGAGTCAGCCAGGCTCCTAA